Genomic window (Streptomyces sp. NBC_01431):
CCTGGTGGCGGCGGGGCTGGAGTCGGCACTCGACTACCTGGCCGGCTTTCATGTCGGCCCCGATGATGTCGATGCCTTCGCTTCCGCGCTGCACCGGCCGCCACGCGATCTGGAGCCTCTGCTCGGCTTGACGTTCACCGGCCAGGTGCGGGCGGTACCGGAGGGGCGGATCGTGTTCGCGGGTGAGCCGCTGCTGGAGGTGACCGGGCCTCTTCCACAGGCGCAGTTGGTCGAGTCGTATGTGCTCAACCTGCTCAGCCATCAGACGGCGATCGCTTCCAAGGCCGCACGCTGCGTCCTCGCGGCGGCTGGTCACCCGGTCGTCGACTTCTCCCTGCGGCGCACCCACGGTCCGCAGGCGGGGTTCCAAGCCGCTCGTCTGGGTGCGATGGTCGGCTTCGGCGGGACCAGCAACGTGGCGGCGGCCACCGCTGAGGGCATCCCCGCCGTCGGCACGATGGCCCACTCCTTCGTGGAGGCGTTCGCCTCCGAGGAGGACGCGTTCCGCGCCTTCGCCCGGTGCCACCCCGGCCCGGTGACCCTGCTGGTGGACACCTACGACACGGAGGAAGGCGTCCGCGTCGCGGCACGCGTCCTGCGGGACCTGGACCGTGGTCCCGGCTCCGCCGTGCGGCTGGACAGCGGTGACCTCGCGGACCTGGCGGTACGGGCCCGGTCGATCCTGGACGACGCGGGTTTGGCGGACGTGCGGATCGTCGCCAGTGGCGGTCTCGACGAGTACGCCGTGGACGACCTCGTGCGCTCCGGAGCACCGATCGACACGTACGCCGTGGGCACCCGTGTCGGCGTGTCGGCCGACGCGCCATACCTGGACTCCGCTTACAAGCTGGTCGAGTTCGACGGCCACCCGGTCATGAAGCTCTCGTCGGCGAAGGTGACGGCACCCGGTCGCAAGCAGGTGTTCCGCCGCCCCGGCTGCGCCGACGTGATCGGTCTCGCCGACGAGCAGCCCCCCGACGACAGCGTTCCGCTGCTGGAGACGGTGATGCTGAACGGGCGGCGCACCGGTAGGAGGCCCCCGCTCGACGAGTGTCGGGAGAGACTCGCCGTGGACCTGGGAGAGCTGCCCTCGGCCGCGCGCCGGATCCGAGCGCCCGTCGCGCCCCGGGCGACGACCTCCGAGCGACTGA
Coding sequences:
- a CDS encoding nicotinate phosphoribosyltransferase; amino-acid sequence: MTPVSDATTTDLYEVTMAMSYLREGKTGPATFSLFVRNLPPERGFLVAAGLESALDYLAGFHVGPDDVDAFASALHRPPRDLEPLLGLTFTGQVRAVPEGRIVFAGEPLLEVTGPLPQAQLVESYVLNLLSHQTAIASKAARCVLAAAGHPVVDFSLRRTHGPQAGFQAARLGAMVGFGGTSNVAAATAEGIPAVGTMAHSFVEAFASEEDAFRAFARCHPGPVTLLVDTYDTEEGVRVAARVLRDLDRGPGSAVRLDSGDLADLAVRARSILDDAGLADVRIVASGGLDEYAVDDLVRSGAPIDTYAVGTRVGVSADAPYLDSAYKLVEFDGHPVMKLSSAKVTAPGRKQVFRRPGCADVIGLADEQPPDDSVPLLETVMLNGRRTGRRPPLDECRERLAVDLGELPSAARRIRAPVAPRATTSERLSVLTARVRQRIEDQMPAASARQAPRKNGASSPSARRAL